From a single Paraburkholderia edwinii genomic region:
- a CDS encoding cupin domain-containing protein — translation MKSGDNFGFNVRGPAFRHPRRNAVFVGAGLAGALALLSIYAVDVPTSVGVQNDKPVQPMHMHMNMAGEGADQGARPRTTVTTLTCQKLPNVPGKSITVARVDFPPNGYTPAHTHPGSVTAFVLKGTVRSQLEGSPTESFVVGQTWFEPPGTVHLFAENASATEPASILATFVADDDCGPLTVLK, via the coding sequence ATGAAATCTGGAGACAACTTTGGCTTCAACGTGCGAGGGCCGGCTTTCAGGCATCCTCGCAGGAACGCAGTGTTCGTCGGTGCAGGCTTGGCGGGCGCGCTGGCTCTCCTGTCGATCTATGCCGTTGACGTTCCGACAAGCGTGGGAGTACAGAACGATAAGCCTGTACAACCGATGCACATGCACATGAACATGGCCGGAGAGGGCGCGGATCAGGGGGCGAGGCCACGCACCACTGTGACGACGCTGACTTGTCAGAAGCTTCCGAATGTACCGGGCAAATCTATTACGGTGGCGCGTGTCGATTTTCCGCCGAACGGGTACACGCCGGCTCATACCCATCCGGGTTCTGTGACGGCGTTTGTGCTGAAGGGGACGGTCCGCTCGCAACTCGAAGGGTCACCCACCGAGTCCTTCGTGGTGGGGCAGACCTGGTTCGAGCCGCCCGGGACCGTTCACCTGTTTGCTGAGAACGCGAGTGCGACGGAGCCGGCTTCGATTCTCGCGACGTTCGTCGCCGATGATGACTGCGGTCCTCTGACCGTACTGAAATGA
- a CDS encoding SAM-dependent methyltransferase — protein sequence MIERKIAKWAEDVRTGSDVPVRLVLWNGTQLELGTQNPLVTVRVNSVSALQYLLEPSLDSLGEGYVKGGLDVEGKLSDIIDVGYRLSDGAQQTSGVSAAFTRLRRYFTHTRDADQAAIQFHYDVSNDFYKLWLDENMVYSCGYFENGDEDLGTAQLKKIDHILRKIRLSPGMRLLDIGCGWGALVIRAAQMYGAHCVGVTLSQNQFDLATERVKAAGLEGKIEIRLQDYRDVQGQFDRVTSVGMFEHVGRENLPKYFQKIHQLLADDGIVMNHGITTTDPDNAPSAVGGRNFIDRYVFPGGELPHLSLALKAMREGGLEALDIESLRRHYVRTLNLWSQNFEEKTEEVRKYIDGERFRVWRLYLAGFAHAFDIDEVSIYQIVAHKAGKNAKTIPWMSRKHMYAE from the coding sequence ATGATTGAAAGGAAGATTGCAAAGTGGGCGGAAGACGTTCGAACCGGATCCGACGTTCCTGTCCGGTTGGTGTTATGGAATGGCACGCAGTTGGAGCTGGGCACGCAAAACCCGCTTGTTACCGTTCGGGTTAATAGTGTGTCCGCACTGCAATACTTGCTGGAGCCAAGTCTCGATAGCCTCGGGGAAGGTTACGTGAAGGGAGGCCTGGACGTTGAAGGCAAGCTGTCGGACATTATCGACGTCGGTTATCGGCTCTCTGACGGCGCGCAGCAAACGTCGGGCGTATCGGCCGCCTTTACACGTCTACGCCGCTACTTCACGCATACAAGGGATGCGGATCAAGCAGCGATTCAGTTTCATTACGACGTGTCGAATGACTTTTACAAGCTGTGGCTCGATGAGAACATGGTTTATTCGTGCGGATACTTCGAGAACGGTGACGAAGATCTCGGCACCGCGCAGTTAAAAAAGATTGACCACATCTTAAGGAAAATCCGGCTCTCACCGGGCATGCGCCTGCTTGATATCGGTTGTGGCTGGGGAGCACTCGTCATTCGAGCCGCGCAAATGTACGGGGCGCATTGCGTCGGGGTGACGCTTTCACAAAATCAGTTCGATCTTGCTACAGAGCGTGTCAAAGCGGCCGGACTCGAAGGCAAGATTGAGATTCGCCTGCAGGACTATCGGGACGTCCAGGGACAGTTCGACCGCGTGACGAGCGTCGGGATGTTCGAGCACGTCGGCCGTGAAAATTTGCCGAAGTATTTCCAGAAGATCCATCAACTGCTTGCCGATGATGGCATTGTGATGAATCACGGTATCACGACCACCGATCCGGATAACGCGCCGAGTGCTGTCGGCGGACGAAACTTTATCGATCGCTATGTATTTCCAGGCGGCGAGCTTCCGCACTTGAGCCTTGCGTTAAAGGCAATGCGTGAAGGAGGACTTGAGGCGCTCGATATCGAGAGTTTGCGGCGTCACTATGTGCGCACCTTGAACTTGTGGTCGCAGAATTTCGAGGAGAAAACCGAGGAAGTCCGCAAATATATCGACGGGGAACGGTTTCGCGTTTGGCGACTTTACCTTGCAGGCTTTGCGCATGCGTTCGATATCGATGAGGTGTCGATCTATCAGATCGTTGCGCATAAGGCCGGCAAGAACGCCAAGACTATTCCCTGGATGTCGCGCAAACATATGTATGCGGAGTAG
- a CDS encoding GDSL-type esterase/lipase family protein, producing the protein MRQPIATYGHGRKSSLLQGKSWLISALLISGLLSACGGDSDPQSGATSVLAGPSPQANSAAATTRWATTWEAAMLQNGLQNFDSDTTRTRIHTSAGGSGVRIRLSNVFGTQTMIVDSANVALPDTSNASDPTAINTATLHQVTFNNGETFAEVPPGEELLSDPVAMNVPKLSDLTVTMHFNGLTQYADGHSDSVTPLPGLYVVRGQNVATNPSFSNLSFETFNGVFSLSEVEVQVPAQTRVVIAMSESITDGRGAGDIEHTWPAAMAGLANAGNNTVAVGNAGIGGNSLFNTTIGGPGCCGVDLLDRFQRDVLSRNPTDIVILAGDNDLGGHSAEDIIARYQILIEAAHAQHIKVYGGTNTPIGDIVGLNGQPVATGFYTPANETERQQLNAWIQAPGHYDGVIDFSTVVGNPSVTPLGIATACYDPESPIHMNSQGYTAMGTLAYDVLFAKTAKPVAPCNSLPFPPATAS; encoded by the coding sequence ATGCGACAACCGATCGCGACGTATGGACATGGACGCAAATCTTCACTGCTTCAAGGTAAAAGCTGGTTGATATCGGCCCTGTTGATCAGCGGCTTGCTCAGTGCATGCGGGGGAGACTCCGATCCGCAGTCGGGTGCGACCAGTGTGCTGGCCGGACCGTCACCTCAGGCCAACTCGGCAGCCGCCACCACCCGCTGGGCAACCACATGGGAAGCCGCCATGCTGCAGAACGGCCTGCAGAATTTCGATTCCGACACGACGCGAACGCGCATCCACACCAGCGCGGGCGGCTCCGGCGTGCGCATCCGGCTCTCGAATGTGTTCGGTACACAAACGATGATCGTCGATTCGGCGAACGTCGCGCTGCCCGATACGAGCAACGCGAGCGATCCCACGGCGATCAACACCGCAACCCTTCATCAGGTGACGTTCAATAACGGAGAGACCTTTGCTGAAGTTCCGCCAGGGGAAGAATTGCTCAGCGACCCGGTCGCGATGAATGTGCCGAAGCTTTCCGACCTGACGGTGACGATGCACTTCAACGGATTGACGCAGTATGCCGACGGCCATTCCGATAGCGTGACGCCGCTGCCCGGGCTGTATGTCGTCAGAGGCCAGAATGTCGCGACGAACCCATCGTTTTCGAATCTTTCGTTCGAGACGTTCAACGGCGTTTTCAGTCTGAGCGAAGTCGAAGTGCAGGTGCCTGCGCAAACACGCGTCGTCATTGCGATGAGCGAGTCGATTACGGACGGCCGCGGCGCCGGTGATATCGAGCACACGTGGCCGGCGGCGATGGCGGGTCTCGCGAATGCGGGCAACAACACGGTCGCGGTCGGCAATGCCGGTATCGGCGGCAATTCGCTGTTCAATACGACGATCGGTGGCCCGGGGTGCTGCGGGGTGGATCTGCTCGACCGGTTTCAGCGGGACGTCCTGTCACGTAACCCCACCGACATCGTGATTCTCGCCGGCGACAATGACCTCGGCGGTCACTCGGCAGAAGACATCATTGCGCGTTATCAGATCCTGATCGAAGCAGCGCACGCGCAGCACATCAAGGTGTATGGCGGAACCAACACGCCGATCGGCGATATCGTCGGCCTTAACGGCCAGCCGGTTGCCACGGGCTTTTATACGCCGGCCAACGAAACCGAGCGACAGCAGCTGAACGCATGGATTCAGGCGCCCGGTCACTACGATGGCGTGATCGACTTCTCGACGGTAGTCGGCAATCCGTCTGTCACGCCATTAGGTATCGCGACCGCCTGTTACGATCCCGAAAGCCCGATCCATATGAATAGCCAGGGGTACACGGCAATGGGAACGCTCGCCTACGATGTTCTGTTCGCCAAGACCGCGAAGCCGGTAGCGCCCTGCAATTCGCTGCCGTTTCCGCCGGCAACGGCATCGTAA
- a CDS encoding FAD-binding oxidoreductase yields MAFNDSSLPPVSPEDAASLATAVAGSVLLPGAAGYDEERAVWNLNHELVPAMIVVPQSVADIQAAIVFAARQQRPVMVKTTGHQIVGHAHGAVVIATRRMNDVAIDAARRTARVGAGAILSEVVEKAAKAGLAPLNGSNLTVGVSGYTLGGGLSPTLGRAHGYAADHVRSLDVVTADGERRHVDAESEPDLFWAMRGGKGNFGVVTALEFDLFPVPRLYGGAIYFAGERTADVLRAWADWHPGTPETMATSIAVMRMPPIPEVDEALRGKFLVAVRIAYNGTTADGERMVAPLRAIAPAVLDTVRDMPYTEVASIHNEPTDPVPYYERGIMLREFPAEAQDKLIELVGPNVDTALVIAELRALGGAWDREPAVPNAVATRGLPYSLLGVAAGPLPMEQQLKSSVAAMLDGMKPWQADRRYVNNLAPDEAADAASIYGAERYARLASIKKRYDPTNMFRLNHNVIPAA; encoded by the coding sequence ATGGCCTTTAACGATTCGTCACTGCCGCCGGTATCGCCGGAGGATGCCGCTTCCCTCGCCACCGCGGTCGCAGGTTCGGTTCTACTGCCGGGCGCCGCCGGATACGATGAAGAGCGCGCGGTCTGGAACCTGAATCACGAACTGGTGCCCGCCATGATCGTAGTGCCGCAGAGCGTGGCCGATATCCAGGCCGCGATTGTTTTCGCGGCGAGGCAGCAGCGGCCGGTGATGGTGAAGACCACCGGCCACCAGATAGTTGGCCACGCGCACGGCGCCGTCGTGATCGCGACCCGACGCATGAATGATGTCGCGATCGATGCGGCCCGCCGCACGGCCCGCGTCGGCGCTGGCGCGATCTTGTCCGAGGTCGTCGAGAAAGCCGCCAAGGCAGGGCTCGCTCCGCTGAACGGGTCGAATCTGACCGTGGGAGTGTCCGGTTACACCCTGGGCGGGGGGCTCAGCCCGACGCTCGGCCGTGCCCACGGCTATGCCGCCGACCATGTGCGCTCGCTCGATGTCGTGACCGCGGACGGCGAACGGCGGCATGTCGACGCGGAATCGGAACCCGATCTGTTCTGGGCGATGCGCGGCGGCAAGGGCAACTTCGGCGTGGTCACCGCGTTGGAGTTCGACCTGTTTCCGGTGCCGCGGCTCTACGGCGGTGCCATCTATTTCGCCGGTGAACGAACGGCCGACGTGCTGCGAGCGTGGGCCGACTGGCACCCGGGCACCCCGGAGACCATGGCCACGTCGATCGCCGTGATGCGGATGCCGCCGATACCCGAAGTCGACGAGGCTCTACGCGGAAAATTTCTGGTGGCGGTGCGGATCGCCTACAACGGCACGACCGCGGATGGCGAGCGGATGGTCGCGCCGCTGCGTGCGATCGCGCCGGCCGTCCTCGATACCGTGCGGGACATGCCGTACACCGAGGTCGCGTCGATCCACAACGAGCCGACCGACCCGGTGCCCTACTACGAGCGCGGCATCATGCTGCGGGAATTCCCCGCCGAGGCGCAGGACAAGCTGATCGAACTCGTCGGTCCGAACGTCGACACCGCGCTGGTGATCGCCGAGCTGCGTGCCTTGGGTGGAGCTTGGGACCGCGAACCAGCCGTGCCCAACGCAGTCGCGACCAGAGGCTTGCCGTACAGCCTGCTGGGCGTCGCGGCCGGCCCGCTGCCGATGGAGCAGCAACTCAAGAGTTCGGTCGCCGCCATGCTCGACGGCATGAAGCCCTGGCAAGCCGACCGGCGCTACGTGAACAATCTCGCGCCGGATGAGGCTGCCGACGCCGCGTCGATTTACGGCGCGGAGCGCTACGCGCGCCTTGCGTCCATCAAGAAGCGCTACGACCCGACCAATATGTTCCGGCTCAACCACAACGTGATTCCGGCCGCCTGA
- a CDS encoding lactonase family protein, whose amino-acid sequence MKSLAYSRSHQTLYALHAFGPDHVRVFSVSEDGALSLRAERYSVNVGTRTDRIPTQAVLSPDGKFLLIDILFDARPATSPDGVTTLVVSNAPDPDGLVVFPVEASGGLGKPLFQDAGGAGPFYIAFLNGSSETFLNGTAVGDGLVMSRIDSAGQVSVDELVPIATGAGKPSELCWLAISPDNRFVFATNFGYGNISSYRIDDGKLAIAQDPACESVPGDGTFRAVNGLVSSGPSDNWLSPDGKHLYQIYGNASVLVGYAVHDDGSLTEHTKMTIPYNSPQGLAGF is encoded by the coding sequence GTGAAATCACTGGCCTACTCGCGATCGCATCAGACACTCTATGCGTTGCACGCATTCGGTCCCGATCACGTACGCGTGTTTTCGGTCAGCGAAGACGGCGCGCTGTCTCTGCGAGCCGAGCGATATTCGGTCAACGTAGGAACCAGAACCGACAGAATTCCGACTCAAGCCGTACTGTCGCCGGACGGCAAATTCCTGCTGATCGACATTCTGTTCGATGCGCGGCCGGCAACCTCTCCGGACGGGGTGACGACACTCGTGGTTTCAAACGCGCCCGACCCCGACGGACTCGTGGTCTTCCCGGTCGAGGCATCCGGCGGGCTTGGCAAACCGCTATTTCAGGACGCCGGCGGAGCAGGCCCGTTTTACATTGCATTCCTTAACGGAAGCAGCGAAACGTTTCTGAATGGCACAGCGGTCGGCGACGGGCTCGTCATGAGCCGCATCGACAGCGCAGGCCAGGTTAGCGTCGACGAACTCGTGCCGATCGCCACCGGCGCCGGCAAGCCGTCCGAGCTTTGCTGGCTCGCGATCTCACCCGATAACCGGTTCGTGTTCGCAACGAATTTCGGCTACGGCAATATCAGCAGCTATCGGATCGACGACGGCAAGCTGGCCATCGCACAGGATCCGGCATGTGAGTCCGTGCCCGGCGACGGCACTTTCCGGGCGGTCAACGGCCTGGTGAGCAGCGGCCCGAGCGATAACTGGCTATCCCCCGATGGTAAGCATCTCTATCAGATATACGGGAACGCCTCCGTGCTCGTCGGTTATGCCGTGCATGACGACGGCTCGCTAACGGAGCATACGAAAATGACGATTCCGTACAACAGCCCGCAGGGACTCGCAGGCTTCTAG
- a CDS encoding ferritin-like domain-containing protein, with translation MQRKTGHALPWRIEDIDLTRIDRERTAANEDLLLLLCGSSFMESGTHLYASDLSAYFDGDPEVVAWLTDEWKAEELQHGRALKMYIAHVWPDFDWDTAFKNFFDEYSTLCNTEAFEKTRALEMVARCVIETGTASLYRAIGRYSNEPVLKQITDNISADEVRHYKHFLAYFKKYNTIERNGRFAVLIALVRRLIEMKSEDSDVALRHAFAMRYPERDSDSAQNRKIAGRINGHVRRNLSAEMCAKMLLKPLDLPAKVQPGVQYPVEKLLKHVIFREYG, from the coding sequence ATGCAAAGAAAGACCGGCCATGCTTTACCGTGGCGTATCGAAGATATCGACCTTACCCGTATCGACCGCGAACGCACCGCCGCCAACGAAGATCTGTTGCTGCTGCTATGCGGGTCTTCGTTTATGGAGAGCGGCACGCATCTGTATGCAAGCGACCTGAGCGCCTACTTCGATGGCGATCCGGAAGTGGTCGCGTGGCTCACCGACGAATGGAAGGCTGAGGAATTGCAGCATGGCCGGGCGCTGAAAATGTATATCGCGCACGTTTGGCCCGATTTCGACTGGGACACGGCATTCAAAAATTTCTTCGACGAGTATTCGACCTTATGCAACACAGAAGCGTTTGAGAAAACGCGTGCGCTCGAGATGGTCGCGCGTTGTGTGATCGAGACGGGCACGGCGTCGCTGTATCGTGCGATCGGTAGATACTCGAACGAACCCGTGTTAAAGCAGATCACCGACAACATCAGTGCGGACGAAGTGCGGCATTACAAGCACTTTCTGGCGTATTTCAAGAAGTACAACACGATCGAACGCAACGGACGGTTTGCCGTGCTTATCGCGCTGGTGCGCCGCCTCATCGAGATGAAGAGCGAAGACTCGGATGTCGCGTTGCGCCATGCGTTTGCGATGCGGTATCCGGAGCGGGACAGCGACTCGGCACAGAACAGGAAGATTGCTGGGCGCATTAACGGGCACGTGCGCCGGAACCTGTCAGCCGAGATGTGCGCGAAGATGCTGCTGAAGCCGCTGGACCTGCCGGCCAAGGTCCAGCCGGGCGTGCAGTATCCCGTCGAGAAGCTCTTGAAGCATGTCATTTTCCGGGAGTATGGCTGA
- the asnB gene encoding asparagine synthase (glutamine-hydrolyzing) translates to MCGIIGWVNYERNLDEQQPIVEAMTRTMALRGPDAQGIWIDRHAALGHRRLSIIDLEGGAQPMQVAEEGKTLACLTYSGEVYNFVELRDELIKRGHRFATRSDTEVVLRSYLEWGESFVDRLVGMYAFAIWDTRKEELLLVRDRAGVKPLYYQPFGRGVLFGSEPKAILAHPEVRPRVGLDGLRHVMCSFRMPGGAAYEGMHQVKPGHVLRVSRSGITDRCYWKIEGQEHTDSLDVTIETIRGHFDRIMREQTVADVPLCSLLSGGLDSSFVTAMADRIVRERSGSAVHSYSVDFADHGHAFTKDPYRDTADAPFVREFVAQVKTQHTEIVLNDRDLANMQVRRAVVDALDTAWFSGSDNFPSLYLLFKAVRENSTVALSGEAADEVFGGYRWFHTPETVGADTFPWMQFSPLTFDALLSPDLSKELRLKEYEADCYSEALRGVPHIGQTGVEKRMREICHLHLVYWLPRLLDRKDRMSMAAGLEVRVPFCDHELMQYVFNTPWSMKSFDGREKSLLRAVAGDLVPETILKRVKSPYPATQDAAYEKALRDRMDKLISKPSPRTTQTLNVTALREQIDKPLNEVSNAWQRASIDHLLAMSDWLERYDVELVRGVAN, encoded by the coding sequence GTGTGCGGAATTATTGGCTGGGTGAATTACGAACGTAATCTGGACGAGCAACAGCCGATCGTCGAGGCGATGACACGGACAATGGCGCTGCGCGGACCTGATGCGCAGGGTATCTGGATTGACCGGCATGCCGCGCTGGGGCACCGCAGGCTTTCCATCATCGACCTCGAAGGCGGAGCGCAACCCATGCAGGTCGCGGAAGAGGGGAAAACGCTTGCATGCCTGACCTACAGCGGTGAGGTCTATAACTTTGTCGAGTTGCGCGACGAGTTGATCAAGCGTGGCCACCGCTTTGCCACGCGCAGCGATACCGAAGTCGTGCTGCGCAGTTACCTCGAGTGGGGCGAGTCGTTTGTTGATCGCCTGGTGGGGATGTATGCGTTCGCGATCTGGGATACGCGCAAGGAGGAATTGCTGCTGGTGCGCGACCGCGCGGGTGTGAAGCCGCTGTATTACCAACCCTTCGGCCGCGGTGTGCTGTTCGGCTCCGAGCCGAAAGCCATTCTTGCGCATCCGGAAGTGCGCCCACGCGTGGGGCTCGACGGACTGCGGCACGTCATGTGCTCGTTTCGCATGCCCGGCGGTGCCGCCTACGAAGGCATGCATCAGGTTAAACCCGGACACGTGCTGCGCGTGTCGCGCAGCGGCATTACGGACCGATGCTACTGGAAGATCGAGGGGCAGGAGCACACCGATTCGCTGGATGTCACGATCGAAACGATTCGTGGACACTTCGACCGGATCATGCGTGAGCAGACTGTCGCCGACGTGCCGCTTTGCAGCCTGCTTTCGGGCGGCCTCGATTCATCGTTCGTCACTGCGATGGCGGACCGGATCGTGCGGGAACGAAGCGGCAGCGCAGTGCATTCCTATTCGGTCGATTTCGCGGACCATGGTCATGCTTTCACCAAGGATCCTTACCGCGATACCGCGGATGCACCGTTTGTGCGCGAGTTCGTCGCGCAGGTGAAGACGCAGCACACCGAGATCGTATTGAACGATCGCGATCTCGCGAATATGCAGGTGCGGCGTGCGGTCGTCGATGCGCTCGACACCGCATGGTTTTCCGGAAGCGACAATTTCCCTTCGCTCTATCTGCTCTTCAAGGCAGTGCGCGAGAATTCGACGGTGGCGTTATCCGGCGAAGCAGCCGACGAAGTGTTTGGCGGCTATCGATGGTTCCACACTCCCGAAACGGTCGGCGCCGATACGTTCCCGTGGATGCAGTTTTCGCCGTTGACGTTCGATGCATTGTTGTCGCCGGACCTGTCAAAGGAACTCCGTCTTAAGGAGTACGAGGCCGACTGTTACAGCGAGGCACTCCGTGGGGTACCGCATATAGGGCAGACCGGTGTCGAGAAGCGCATGCGCGAAATCTGCCACCTTCATCTCGTTTACTGGTTACCGAGGTTGCTAGACCGGAAGGACAGGATGAGCATGGCGGCAGGCCTCGAAGTTCGCGTGCCTTTCTGCGACCACGAACTGATGCAATACGTTTTCAACACGCCATGGAGCATGAAGTCGTTCGATGGACGCGAGAAGAGTCTGCTGCGTGCGGTAGCCGGCGACCTGGTACCCGAAACTATCCTTAAACGCGTGAAGAGTCCCTATCCGGCCACGCAAGACGCCGCGTATGAAAAGGCGTTGCGGGACCGCATGGACAAACTGATCTCGAAGCCGTCACCGCGTACGACACAGACGCTCAACGTCACGGCATTGCGAGAGCAGATCGATAAACCGTTGAACGAAGTCAGCAATGCCTGGCAGCGAGCGAGCATCGATCACTTGCTGGCGATGTCCGACTGGCTGGAAAGGTACGACGTCGAGCTGGTGCGAGGCGTCGCCAACTGA
- a CDS encoding TlpA family protein disulfide reductase yields MVTSRMTSWDAQPSNGISGECSFMRTGRFLVLMLAMFCTVCSVQSQAASATDAKQTSETLPPDDPGYIEEDPALAKLVGRPAPVLTLKSIDGSSINLADLYGKRPVYLKLWATYCIPCRVQMPGLRKIFA; encoded by the coding sequence ATGGTCACCTCGCGCATGACAAGCTGGGACGCTCAGCCGTCAAACGGTATCTCAGGAGAATGCAGCTTCATGCGTACAGGTCGATTTTTAGTTTTAATGCTGGCGATGTTCTGCACGGTGTGCAGTGTGCAATCGCAGGCTGCATCTGCCACCGACGCGAAACAGACGAGCGAGACGCTGCCACCCGATGACCCGGGTTACATCGAGGAAGATCCGGCGTTAGCGAAGCTCGTCGGCCGGCCCGCTCCGGTGCTTACACTGAAATCCATCGACGGCAGCTCGATCAACCTTGCCGACCTCTATGGCAAGCGACCGGTCTACCTGAAGCTTTGGGCGACCTACTGCATCCCTTGCCGGGTTCAAATGCCGGGACTGAGGAAGATCTTTGCTTGA
- a CDS encoding helix-turn-helix domain-containing protein, producing MYRNVNARFDENTWNGVPVSRDAWIEAVKTNCGLECRFESSRFGVSSLNKVSAGQTTVVDINAAWQSISTPRHASVCIDERLYVQIVTSGMMSMEQNGETMTVRPGDMLVIDPRAGFKESFRESTRVVVLNMPKSALRERGLRMHVPSACIRGPASPDVGVMREFVLHVASHAGKASDALLARLGDQCLDLMDVLINGHHDPASDSASAVTALRAKQLIARHIGDPSLSVARIAAQLNMSASSLTRMLRAQGVSPMRYVWSLRLEHAARLLADAPRSPIGEVAFQCGFANAAHFSRAFKERYAMTPREYAANHKAARGDAHEGS from the coding sequence ATGTATCGAAACGTGAATGCCCGGTTTGATGAAAACACCTGGAACGGCGTGCCGGTAAGCCGTGACGCCTGGATCGAAGCGGTGAAGACGAATTGTGGTCTGGAATGCCGCTTCGAATCGTCCCGATTCGGCGTGTCCTCGCTAAACAAAGTATCCGCGGGCCAAACCACCGTAGTGGACATCAATGCCGCGTGGCAGTCGATTTCCACGCCCAGGCATGCGAGCGTCTGCATCGACGAACGTCTGTACGTGCAGATCGTGACCAGCGGCATGATGTCGATGGAACAGAACGGCGAGACGATGACGGTCCGGCCCGGCGACATGCTGGTGATCGACCCGCGGGCGGGATTCAAGGAGTCGTTTCGCGAATCGACTCGCGTGGTGGTACTCAATATGCCGAAGTCCGCACTGCGCGAGCGTGGACTGCGCATGCACGTTCCGAGCGCCTGCATACGGGGCCCGGCGTCGCCGGACGTCGGTGTGATGCGCGAGTTCGTGCTCCACGTCGCCTCTCACGCTGGCAAGGCCAGCGACGCGCTGCTTGCGCGGCTAGGCGATCAATGCCTCGATCTGATGGACGTGTTGATCAACGGACACCATGATCCTGCCTCGGACAGCGCGAGTGCGGTTACGGCGCTGCGCGCAAAACAGCTGATCGCACGCCACATCGGCGACCCGAGCCTGAGCGTCGCTCGCATCGCCGCACAGCTGAACATGTCGGCCAGCAGCCTGACGCGCATGCTGCGCGCCCAAGGGGTATCGCCGATGCGCTATGTGTGGTCCCTACGCCTCGAGCATGCGGCACGGCTGCTTGCCGACGCGCCGCGCAGCCCGATTGGCGAAGTCGCGTTTCAGTGCGGCTTTGCGAACGCGGCGCACTTCAGCCGCGCGTTCAAGGAACGCTACGCGATGACGCCGCGGGAGTATGCGGCAAACCACAAGGCCGCGCGCGGCGACGCGCACGAAGGGTCATAG